In Treponema vincentii, a single window of DNA contains:
- a CDS encoding SIMPL domain-containing protein yields MNKYIRSIILSLITVCTVLLSTACTEKNVAQEHCISVVGKATVYVSPDQAMISFSIVSQANDLTAAKQRHDTAMQKTNTLFNQYGIEQKDVTAENLTIHPQYSYNADTPKFLYYEITQNISAVITNLDNYEPFLTDLVNNGIDRINDVRFSTKDVKKYKDEARRNAVKAAEEKAQLLCEAASSGNHKPSLGKIIRISEAPSYSDWNGNRYNIAVQNRVAYAQTAGGTSESGGTPIGKILFDAQIEMVFELR; encoded by the coding sequence ATGAACAAATACATCCGTTCAATTATTTTATCATTAATTACTGTTTGCACTGTACTGCTAAGTACGGCTTGTACTGAAAAGAACGTCGCGCAAGAACATTGCATCAGCGTCGTTGGCAAAGCAACCGTGTACGTTTCACCCGATCAAGCAATGATCTCTTTTTCAATTGTTTCGCAGGCAAATGACCTTACCGCAGCAAAACAGCGTCACGATACGGCGATGCAAAAAACGAACACACTATTCAACCAGTACGGCATCGAACAAAAAGACGTTACAGCGGAAAACCTTACCATTCATCCCCAATACTCTTACAATGCCGATACGCCTAAATTCCTCTATTATGAAATTACTCAGAATATTTCAGCAGTGATTACAAACTTGGATAATTATGAACCGTTCTTAACGGATTTAGTGAATAACGGTATCGACCGGATTAACGATGTCCGATTTTCTACAAAAGACGTTAAAAAATACAAGGATGAGGCACGGCGCAATGCTGTAAAAGCTGCGGAAGAAAAAGCGCAGCTTCTATGCGAAGCGGCATCAAGCGGCAATCATAAACCTTCACTCGGTAAAATTATCCGCATTTCGGAAGCTCCCTCTTATTCCGATTGGAATGGAAACAGATACAATATCGCTGTGCAAAATCGAGTTGCGTACGCGCAGACAGCTGGAGGCACTTCGGAGTCAGGCGGTACTCCAATCGGAAAGATTCTCTTTGACGCGCAAATAGAGATGGTATTTGAGCTGAGGTAA
- the lspA gene encoding signal peptidase II gives MNIKNKRDYFLPLILTFAVIAFDQLTKWLIIKSIDPWSVGASFFGDLIRIVCVYNTGAAFSLGSRLSSITRLIVMACIPACFIAGICVVYFKSEFSRVQRWFLSGIIGGGISNLLDRFFRAEGVVDFIDVKFFGLFGLERWPTFNIADSAIVICGAGLFVALLIQEWKGKSKTPEAPKDGE, from the coding sequence ATGAATATAAAAAACAAGCGAGATTACTTCTTACCGCTTATATTAACCTTTGCGGTTATTGCGTTTGATCAACTAACCAAATGGCTGATTATTAAATCGATTGATCCGTGGTCTGTGGGGGCTTCTTTTTTTGGAGACCTCATACGAATTGTCTGTGTTTACAATACTGGGGCAGCCTTCAGCCTAGGAAGTAGACTTTCCTCTATTACACGCCTTATTGTAATGGCCTGTATCCCTGCCTGCTTTATTGCCGGTATCTGCGTAGTCTATTTTAAATCGGAGTTCTCACGGGTGCAGCGCTGGTTTTTAAGCGGTATTATCGGCGGCGGGATAAGCAATTTACTCGATCGTTTTTTTAGAGCGGAAGGCGTTGTAGATTTTATCGATGTTAAATTTTTCGGTCTTTTCGGTTTGGAACGCTGGCCAACATTTAACATCGCAGATTCCGCTATTGTAATATGTGGAGCAGGCTTATTTGTTGCCCTTCTCATACAAGAGTGGAAAGGGAAAAGCAAAACTCCGGAAGCACCAAAAGACGGGGAATAA
- a CDS encoding type II toxin-antitoxin system VapC family toxin, giving the protein MAIGYNKIFVDTAIFIYYLEKHPLYFDTAKAFFESCIKSGKTVLTSVVTVQEYLVYPYMQSDQALIENFNRFLTACGIHVIDITRPIAEKAAEIRAELHSLKGMDALQLASALISGCDAFFTNDVRLCRYDKLFCLTLDMWKQSP; this is encoded by the coding sequence ATGGCGATCGGGTATAACAAAATCTTTGTTGACACCGCAATTTTTATCTATTATTTGGAAAAACATCCACTTTATTTTGATACTGCAAAAGCATTTTTTGAGAGCTGTATAAAAAGCGGCAAAACAGTACTGACTTCTGTAGTAACAGTACAGGAATATTTGGTTTATCCGTATATGCAAAGCGATCAAGCGCTTATTGAAAATTTTAATAGATTCCTAACTGCATGTGGAATCCATGTTATCGATATTACCCGGCCAATTGCTGAAAAAGCAGCTGAAATCCGTGCAGAATTGCATTCGCTTAAAGGGATGGACGCACTCCAGCTTGCATCTGCTTTAATTTCCGGCTGTGATGCATTTTTTACCAATGATGTTCGTTTATGCCGGTACGATAAACTTTTCTGCCTTACGCTTGATATGTGGAAGCAATCACCTTAA
- a CDS encoding Fur family transcriptional regulator, which produces MENPLVTKKLRKTKARNLIISILSQDKDKAFSVEELHEACGADLQIDLSTVYRTMHTLAESGFVTKSMHPNGKAYFQIASQQGTEHHHRIVCSKCKASADIAVCPLHDLENQILSETGFTMTSHSIELTGLCPTCKAEEEAQASQTKAP; this is translated from the coding sequence ATGGAAAACCCGCTCGTTACAAAAAAGTTGCGCAAAACAAAAGCACGGAACTTAATCATCAGTATTTTATCTCAAGATAAGGATAAGGCTTTCTCCGTCGAAGAGCTGCATGAAGCCTGCGGGGCAGATCTGCAAATCGACTTATCGACGGTATATCGAACAATGCATACACTTGCCGAATCCGGTTTTGTAACAAAAAGTATGCATCCCAACGGAAAAGCCTATTTTCAGATTGCCTCTCAACAGGGAACAGAGCATCACCACCGAATCGTATGCAGTAAATGCAAGGCTTCGGCTGACATTGCCGTCTGTCCACTGCACGATTTGGAAAATCAGATCTTATCCGAAACGGGCTTTACCATGACATCACACAGTATAGAACTTACCGGCCTTTGTCCCACCTGCAAAGCCGAAGAGGAAGCACAGGCTTCACAGACAAAAGCTCCATAA
- a CDS encoding tetratricopeptide repeat protein, which translates to MICIYFEIPYERQLLRIAPFEIQKLLNTIAESAEANGASSFKISCASIYCFSSDEVAPMFSANLFLQNLADLLRVYKRRVVDYRVIIDCCGETDSEDVIADYFAAYRSTLVPSRSFFASAQAEQLLKAYIRFEYVPKVKLYYSADFIVPKTAHTETAKTPCCLYVSSTGTWIHALYHFMLVHPLTEYAVTAALSKDEQVQYEKVQHVQYYFRRNRFCADYPDYFIDAFLLYTRLYFQAFVKSYHTTELTVIYTEKNAEAANHLISVLPITAHTELMSEKSMMFDGLSTDFLQLAYLTIYAPLFIFDDEMSEFFLSLHKSAPFITSLYEWMYAVGITEVKNDLYSVSPLTTDRLEQRLGIEKNKAKRYIANFLWGKYKRGRLCPDENLKAIFGMLQFVPEDQFMLHHFFHKYSDKEIPQIDISPFKSAVFFPALESYQKALKIREQKNINEAVYAVKKAVSSAQAHTFPAGEYRALSCVAFLHLSQNKIEDAVTYFQYALDIAEALNDSNFICEALFNLGISCFLQNSLHTAENFFDRLLQDAENYFEQPKKIPCLFMQGRVALQLGDYGKAELLFQEAEKAASKHFQEWVPLCRIWYARALSQKGQTSKAQPILITNLDKSPDARLFLIESFLFAPILRDERAEIQVIPDAFAVPFEPYQSGFVLAEELVWGQLYGKPAMQICYTAFDSYYRFRLTADLLEDSAPTYLQQLEDTARDALKNHDMYASIYSYLCYDAIRRREGNTSDTANGYLSRSFKALQNCMDTMTENTVRDKFIFRNVWNAKLYAAAQKNKLI; encoded by the coding sequence ATGATTTGTATTTATTTTGAAATTCCCTATGAACGGCAGCTATTGAGAATTGCTCCATTTGAAATACAAAAATTATTGAATACCATCGCGGAATCGGCTGAAGCAAACGGAGCCTCCTCATTTAAGATTTCGTGTGCTTCAATCTACTGTTTTAGCAGTGACGAAGTTGCCCCGATGTTTTCCGCTAATTTATTTTTGCAAAATTTAGCCGATTTATTGCGCGTTTATAAAAGGCGGGTTGTAGATTATCGCGTTATTATCGATTGCTGTGGAGAAACGGATTCCGAGGATGTTATCGCAGATTATTTTGCCGCTTATAGAAGCACCCTTGTGCCAAGCCGTAGCTTTTTTGCCTCCGCGCAAGCAGAACAGCTTTTGAAAGCCTATATCCGGTTCGAATATGTACCTAAGGTAAAACTTTACTACAGTGCCGATTTTATCGTACCGAAAACGGCTCATACCGAAACGGCGAAAACTCCGTGCTGCCTCTACGTTTCGAGTACCGGCACATGGATACACGCGCTGTATCATTTTATGCTTGTACATCCTCTTACTGAGTACGCGGTAACAGCAGCACTCTCGAAAGACGAACAAGTTCAATACGAAAAAGTTCAACATGTGCAGTATTATTTCCGTCGGAACCGTTTTTGTGCTGATTATCCTGATTATTTTATCGACGCGTTTTTATTATATACACGTCTTTATTTTCAGGCCTTTGTAAAAAGTTATCATACTACCGAATTAACGGTTATATATACCGAAAAAAATGCGGAGGCAGCAAATCATCTGATAAGTGTACTCCCCATTACCGCCCATACCGAACTGATGTCGGAAAAATCGATGATGTTTGACGGCTTATCGACTGATTTTTTACAACTTGCTTATCTTACAATATATGCACCTTTATTTATCTTTGACGATGAAATGTCGGAGTTTTTCCTTTCACTGCATAAAAGCGCCCCGTTTATTACAAGTTTGTATGAGTGGATGTATGCAGTTGGTATTACCGAGGTTAAAAACGATTTGTACTCGGTAAGCCCCTTGACTACCGATCGATTGGAGCAGCGGCTTGGAATAGAAAAAAACAAGGCAAAACGGTATATAGCCAATTTCCTATGGGGTAAATATAAGAGAGGGAGGTTATGTCCCGATGAAAACCTGAAAGCTATTTTTGGTATGCTTCAATTTGTTCCGGAAGATCAATTTATGCTGCATCATTTCTTCCACAAGTACTCGGATAAGGAAATTCCTCAGATTGATATCAGCCCCTTTAAGTCTGCGGTCTTTTTTCCCGCTCTCGAAAGTTACCAAAAAGCATTAAAAATCAGGGAACAAAAAAATATTAACGAAGCGGTTTATGCAGTAAAGAAAGCGGTCAGTTCCGCCCAAGCGCATACGTTTCCCGCAGGAGAGTATCGCGCTCTTTCATGTGTTGCTTTTTTGCATTTATCTCAAAATAAAATAGAAGATGCTGTTACATACTTTCAATACGCGCTTGATATTGCCGAAGCACTGAACGATAGCAATTTTATATGCGAGGCATTGTTTAACCTCGGTATCAGTTGCTTTTTACAGAATAGTTTACATACTGCTGAAAATTTTTTCGATCGACTCTTACAGGATGCAGAGAACTATTTTGAACAGCCTAAAAAAATACCGTGCTTGTTCATGCAGGGGAGGGTAGCATTGCAATTAGGTGATTACGGCAAGGCGGAACTGTTATTTCAAGAGGCGGAAAAAGCAGCTTCGAAGCACTTCCAAGAATGGGTACCTCTTTGCAGGATTTGGTATGCAAGAGCATTATCCCAAAAGGGGCAAACAAGTAAGGCACAGCCGATACTCATTACAAACCTCGATAAGTCTCCCGATGCCCGCTTATTTTTGATTGAATCATTTTTGTTTGCACCTATTCTTCGCGATGAACGTGCCGAGATACAGGTTATCCCCGATGCATTTGCCGTACCATTTGAACCGTACCAGAGTGGTTTTGTGCTTGCAGAGGAATTAGTCTGGGGACAGCTGTACGGTAAACCGGCAATGCAGATATGCTATACCGCTTTTGATAGCTATTATCGATTTAGGCTTACAGCGGACTTATTGGAAGACTCTGCTCCGACATATCTGCAACAACTCGAAGACACTGCACGGGATGCACTTAAAAATCATGATATGTACGCTTCGATATATTCGTATCTTTGTTATGATGCGATTCGCCGCAGGGAGGGAAATACCTCCGATACCGCGAACGGATATTTAAGCCGATCGTTTAAGGCGTTGCAGAACTGTATGGATACGATGACGGAGAATACGGTGCGCGATAAGTTTATTTTCCGTAATGTGTGGAATGCGAAACTTTATGCTGCGGCGCAAAAAAACAAACTGATTTAA
- a CDS encoding S1C family serine protease: protein MKLYSRRQLILSAVVAGCFIALAAYGMGFYLGHGTKTPQGDAAAELEALAESNTALTQQSGGQIDGVENAGDGSVSVLEAAGQTSPYLTATAEPAGRYTAEEKQNISVYENTNDAVVNITTETVGVNWFLEPIPQEGGSGSGSIIDSRGYILTNTHVIEDATKIFVSLSDGSQYNAKVIGVDRENDLAVLKFDPPANTQLTTIKFGDSDGLKVGQRVLAIGNPFGLTRTLTVGIVSALGRPIQTDKNVIIKNMIQTDTAINPGNSGGPLLDSDGKMIGINTMIYSTSGSSAGVGFAVPINTAKRVVSEIIKYGKVRRASIDAELVQLNASIANYAGLSIQRGLLVSRVKKDSNAEKAGLRGGANAVRYGIGKRAAVIYLGGDIITEIAGQAVSNLSEYYAVLEDKKPNESIAVTVLRGNKTVKLTLTLSERNDE, encoded by the coding sequence ATGAAGCTTTATAGTAGAAGACAACTTATTCTTTCCGCAGTCGTTGCAGGCTGTTTTATTGCACTTGCCGCTTATGGGATGGGCTTCTATTTGGGGCACGGAACAAAAACGCCGCAGGGGGATGCCGCAGCCGAGCTTGAAGCATTGGCGGAAAGTAATACCGCCCTCACACAACAGAGCGGCGGGCAAATTGACGGTGTAGAAAATGCCGGTGACGGGAGCGTGTCTGTCTTAGAAGCAGCGGGGCAAACAAGCCCTTACCTGACAGCTACCGCGGAACCGGCGGGCCGTTACACCGCAGAAGAGAAGCAAAATATTTCAGTGTACGAAAATACCAACGATGCGGTTGTTAACATCACCACGGAAACGGTCGGGGTAAACTGGTTCCTTGAACCGATTCCGCAGGAAGGCGGTTCCGGTTCGGGCTCGATAATCGACAGTCGCGGCTACATCCTTACCAACACGCACGTTATCGAGGATGCAACAAAGATATTCGTATCCCTTTCGGACGGCAGCCAGTACAATGCCAAGGTGATCGGCGTAGACCGTGAAAACGATCTTGCTGTGCTCAAATTCGACCCGCCTGCAAACACGCAGCTTACAACGATAAAATTCGGCGATTCTGACGGGCTCAAGGTAGGGCAGCGGGTACTCGCAATCGGGAACCCCTTCGGCTTAACACGGACGCTGACGGTCGGTATTGTGTCCGCCCTCGGCCGCCCGATTCAAACCGATAAAAACGTCATCATCAAAAATATGATTCAAACCGACACGGCAATCAATCCCGGTAATTCGGGCGGGCCGCTCCTCGATTCGGACGGCAAGATGATTGGCATCAATACGATGATTTATTCCACGTCGGGCAGCTCTGCGGGAGTCGGCTTTGCGGTACCCATCAACACAGCCAAGCGGGTTGTATCCGAGATTATCAAGTACGGAAAAGTTCGGCGCGCGTCCATCGATGCGGAGCTGGTACAGCTGAATGCTTCGATTGCAAACTATGCGGGGCTGTCGATACAGCGCGGGCTATTGGTTTCCCGTGTTAAAAAAGATAGCAATGCCGAAAAGGCGGGACTTCGCGGTGGAGCGAATGCCGTCCGTTACGGTATCGGGAAGCGCGCTGCGGTTATCTATCTCGGTGGCGACATCATCACTGAAATTGCCGGGCAGGCTGTCAGCAACCTCAGCGAATACTATGCTGTTTTGGAAGATAAAAAACCGAACGAGAGTATTGCCGTAACGGTGCTCCGCGGAAATAAGACCGTAAAATTGACGCTTACCCTTTCCGAACGGAACGATGAATAG
- the radA gene encoding DNA repair protein RadA, with protein MAKKKAGGRIFRCSSCGYSQPKWLGRCPGCGEWNTFEEQFQEADFTPGFASSAAAVRQTDEAHPIPLEQVEVHDTVRITTGISEFDRVLGGGAVKRSAALIGGEPGIGKSTLLLQAAAATATGAVGQRTLYVSGEESAGQIRGRADRLDIPLKNIELLCTNSVENIEKVLNNLNPLIVIIDSVQTLFSPQAGTIPGTINQLKYCANELVQWVKERDAVLFLTAHVTKEGVIAGPKVLEHMVDTVISFERNEDDVRFLRALKNRFGSVDELGIFRMDEKGLAAVQDPAALFIIQRQGELPAGSATVPVFEGSRVFMVEIQALTVPAKGTMTRVFSDKIDSARVSRVAAVLEKRIGLRFSDQDIYINVAGGIRLREPAIDLALALALYSARTDIPARKNEAFIGELSLAGEIRPVRRLKPLIKTAQSLGFTQLYVPAAAGDGDEPEPAMQGISRVENLAETIKHAFGAGK; from the coding sequence ATGGCAAAAAAGAAAGCCGGCGGACGGATATTCCGGTGCAGCTCCTGCGGGTACAGCCAGCCGAAATGGCTCGGACGTTGTCCGGGCTGCGGCGAATGGAATACCTTTGAGGAGCAATTCCAAGAAGCGGACTTTACCCCCGGCTTTGCTTCAAGCGCCGCTGCCGTGCGGCAAACGGACGAAGCGCATCCTATCCCGCTTGAACAGGTGGAGGTGCACGATACCGTCCGCATTACAACCGGCATTTCTGAATTCGATCGGGTGCTTGGCGGCGGTGCAGTAAAGCGCTCGGCCGCATTAATCGGCGGCGAACCCGGTATCGGAAAGTCGACATTGCTCTTGCAAGCGGCAGCTGCCACAGCAACCGGAGCGGTAGGGCAGCGGACGCTCTATGTTTCCGGGGAAGAGTCCGCCGGTCAGATACGCGGCCGTGCAGACCGGCTTGACATTCCGCTCAAAAATATCGAATTGCTCTGCACCAATTCGGTGGAAAATATCGAAAAAGTATTGAATAATCTCAATCCGCTTATCGTCATTATCGATTCGGTACAAACGCTCTTTTCCCCGCAGGCGGGAACCATCCCAGGTACGATCAATCAGCTTAAATACTGCGCCAACGAATTGGTGCAGTGGGTAAAGGAGCGGGATGCAGTGCTCTTTCTTACCGCTCATGTAACAAAGGAAGGCGTCATCGCAGGGCCGAAGGTTCTGGAACACATGGTCGATACCGTTATCTCTTTTGAGCGGAACGAAGATGATGTGCGGTTTCTCCGCGCCCTTAAAAACCGCTTCGGTTCGGTGGACGAGCTGGGGATTTTCAGGATGGATGAAAAAGGCTTGGCTGCCGTACAGGATCCCGCCGCGCTGTTTATTATTCAGCGGCAAGGTGAGCTGCCTGCCGGGTCTGCGACCGTGCCGGTGTTTGAAGGCAGTCGCGTATTTATGGTAGAAATTCAGGCGCTTACGGTTCCCGCTAAAGGCACGATGACGCGCGTATTCTCCGATAAGATAGATTCCGCACGGGTCAGCCGCGTCGCCGCCGTATTGGAAAAACGGATAGGCTTGCGGTTCTCCGATCAAGATATCTATATCAATGTCGCCGGCGGCATCCGGCTGCGGGAACCGGCTATCGATTTGGCTTTAGCGCTTGCGCTCTACTCTGCGCGAACGGATATCCCCGCGCGTAAAAACGAAGCATTTATCGGAGAGCTCAGTCTTGCCGGTGAGATCAGACCGGTGCGCCGCTTAAAGCCGCTGATTAAAACCGCGCAGAGCCTCGGCTTTACCCAACTCTATGTCCCGGCAGCCGCCGGCGACGGCGATGAGCCCGAACCTGCAATGCAGGGCATTTCCCGCGTAGAAAACCTCGCCGAAACAATCAAGCATGCGTTCGGTGCGGGGAAGTAA